The sequence CAAGGTAGTTCTGGTCCGCCTTGTTTCCGGGCGTACTCTTGCGGGGCCGTTTGCTCATGGCTTCTTGTCGATGATGCGCGGAATGTCACGCACGATCTCGACCATGAACCAATCCTGCAGCGACTTGCCGTCATCCCCGGTCGCGACGACCATCTGCGCCATTTCCAGGCTGATGACTGCCAGATCGCGGATGAGGCGCTTGGCCGTGTGGCCCAGCTGGACCTGGGCCTCGTTCTGGTCCTGCTTGGCCGATGGCAGCTCCTTGATGAGATGCGCCCGAAAGGACTGGGACAGGAAATACAGCACGTCGCGGTCCTCGGGCGCCGCCGGCCACGGCATCTCGCCCTTGAGGATGCGGCCGAGCTGGAACCGGCTCCTGGTCTGCTTCAGGTAGGCCACGAACTGCGCCGCATGCGGAGGGGAAAGGCAGCCGAAGGCGAGCGCCTCCATGTGGGCTGGCGAGATTTCCCTGAAGCCGCTGATGGCGTCGCTCAGCATGTGCCACGCGCGAGGCGTCGAGAACGGTTCTTCGTGCTTCGGCGGCTGGCTCCACAGGTGATCCGGCCGCAGGCCGATGTACGCAATGATGTCACCGTGGATGGCGTTGGCGCCGGCCCACTCCAGCCAATCGCGATGGGAGACCTCGAGGTGCACGTGCACCATGCGGTTGATGAGCGCCGATGACATCTGCTTGACGATGGCGCTGTCCTGCGTCCGGTTGCCGGCGCCGATGACGATGGAGCCCGCCGGCATCGTATACTCCCCGACGCGCTTCTCGTGGATCAGGCTGTAGAACGACTTCTGGACCTCGTGCGAGCAGGCGTTCAGCTCGTCCAGGAAGAGGCAGTACGGTGCCTCACGCGCGATCGTCCGCGGCGGACAGAATGTACTCTTGCCGCCCTCGATCTGCGGTACGCCAATGATGTCCTCGGGCGCGAGCTGGCTGCCCAGCAGGGAGACGCACTCGAGCCCCAGGTTGCGGGCGAACTGCTCGACGAGACTCGACTTCCCGATCCCGGGCGCGCCCCAGATGAACACCGGGCGCATCGGCGCGACGCCGAGCAGGAACTCGGGAAGCTGCTTCTGGGTGAGGGTGCGGGTCGTGTTCATGGATCGAATCCTCAGGATCGCGGCGATAGTCATAGACTCAGCGAATGACCGCCGGTCGCAGCCAGCGCCGGGTCGCCAATCAGCCGGCCAAGCATCGATTATAAGCGTAGAGCCGGGTGTGTGGCGGCAAGAAATTCTGCCGTTTTCGCCATGGCGCGATGTTCGTAGTGGCCTCACGGCCGTAGTGCCCGGCCAGGGAACAGGTCGCACAGGAGCGAAGCGACGAGAACTGTTCGCGGAACCTGCTGTTGGGGCTCCGCGAACACGATTACCACAACATGGAGGAAAGAAGGGGCCATCCAGGACTCAGCGGATGGCCATTGCAGATTCGCTCAGCCAGGAAGTGTTCAAGCTCCCGCGTGCGGTCTCTTGGGGAACTTCAGCGGCGATATCACACACCGATCCTTGCACGTCCGCGAAAGTGCGTCAGGCAGTGGAAGCCACAGCACTTGCGGATCGCCTGGACGGAGAGGTAGTAGCGGCGCAGCAGGCTCTTCGCGTTCTCGACGCAGAACTGAATCAGGTAACCGCTGGAGCTAATCTCCGCCTCCCGCCAAGACAGGTCCGAAAGATGACAATGCAACATGTCTGCCAGGGGGCCGTAACGGCGGTTTTGAGTGCAGATTCGTCCGCAAGCCTCAGGTACCGTTGCCGCGCCCGCAGGCCGTGTCGTCGTGGATTGGCCACTCGCCGCCTTCCCCCGCCGTTCACCGCCGCGGCGATGCACATCCCTGCTGCACGAAGCGCGCGATGTCCTCGATGACCATCGGCGCCACCGGTCGCGGCGTCGCATAGTCAGCAGGCTTGGACTTGCCCGCGCCCGCGCGCATCAGGTGGTCGAGGTCGCCGTACACCTTATAACAGGTGCGCGGACCGGGCCGCAGGGCCGCCTGCCAGCGCCGGAAGTCCTCCATGGTCACCTGATAGTCGCGTGCACCCTGCAGGACGAGCACGGGGATGTCAAGGGCGGCCGCCTCAGCGGGTGCATCGTGCGCCTCGAGGTCGGCAAGATAACCCGCAGGCAACCCCATAAAGCTGCCCGTACCGGCCGGCGCCTCGCGGTAACGCTTCACGGACTCCGCCATGCGCTCGTTCTCGATCACCTCGTCCATCGTCAAGGTGTCGTCGACGGCGGCGATGTACCGCACCTGCTCGAGCACCATCTCGGGCAACGGCCGCGTGGCGCCGGCCAGGATGATCATGCCGTCAGCCTTTGCCTGTCCGGCGATGCGCGGCGCCACCATGCCGCCCAGCGAATGCCCCAGCACGTACACCCGCGCGGGGTCGATCTCCGGCCGCGTGCGCAGCAGCGCCACCGCCGCCACGGCGTCGTCGATGGACTCGTGCTGCACCGTCATCGCCGCGCCATGGGCCATCAGCGAGCCCGGGTTCGCGAAGCTGCGCTTGTCGTAGCGCAGGGTGGCGACGCCCTTCGTCGCCAGGCCGTTCGCAATGTCGCGGTAGGGGCGGTTGCCCGAGACGTTGCCGTCACGGTCGCTCGGCCCGCTGCCGTGCACCAGGACGACGACGGGGAACGGGCCATCACCGTCGGGCAGGGTCAGGGTACCGGGCAGCGCGCTGTCGGCGGGGCCGACGCTCACCTCGACCTGGCGCGGTTGCGGCCCTTCGGCGGCCGCGGGCGCCGCGCCCGGCGCCGCCTGGTGTGGCTTCAGCCACAGCCCGGCCACGTGCCCGTCGCCGTCGATGACGACCTGGAAGTCGAGGTTCCCCTTCTCGCCCCGCAGCGCGACCCGATGGTGCGTGTAGCCGCTCTCGGTGGTCTCCAGCCAGGCAGCGTCGGTGCCGGTGATGGCGCCGATCTGCGCGGTCACCGCAGCCATGATCTGGCTGATGGTCGCGTCGGTCATGGCGGCGGCGAGCTTGGCGTCGCCGAGGGCGCGCGCCGCGGCGCCGTCGCGGGCGACGACGGCGGTGGCGAAGGATTCGGCGGTGGTGGCATGGGCCGGATCCACTTGCGCCGGCGCAACTTCTGCCGCCTCCGCAGGCGCCAACCCCGCCACCGCGAACCACGCCGCCGCGAGCAGCGCCGCCCGCGCAGGACCGCGGTGCGATCGGAATGTGTGGCTTCCCATGTTCACGTCTCCTCGGCTCTGGTGAGCGTTGCGCGGCAGCGGCCGTCAGTGGCCGGCCGGCTCCGGGGTGAAGAACCGGTATTCGTAGCGCATCTCGCGCGTGACCGTTCCACTGGCATCGCGATCGGAGACCGCCAGCGGCAGCCGGTCCGGCCGGTAGGTGTAGACCTGGCTCGAGGCCACGGCGCCGTCGGGCCCGCGCCGCGTGATGTGCGCGAAGTCGCCGTCCGGCGTGTACTCGTAGGTGAAGGTCCAGGCCGGGGCGCCGTCGGCGCCGAACACTTCCTTCGTGCGGCGCCGCTTGCCGTCGTAGGACTGGCGCGTACGCGTGCGCAGCTTGCCGTCGGCCTCGCTCTGGATGGCCTCGGCCAGTCGCTCCAGGCCGCTGCCGGGCTCGTACCGGTAGCGGATCACGTACAGCGACTCGCCGGTCGCCCCGGTCTTGGTGACCACGATCTCGTCGCGCTGCGGCGCCGTCTCGTAGGTCAGTTCGTCGCGCGTGCCGCCCTCGAGGTCCTCGCTCACGATGCGGCGCACGAGGCCATCCGCATCGCTGATGAACGTCGTGCGCTCGGACAGCTTGCCTTCGCGCCAGGTCTCCTCGGCCAGCCAGGTGCCGTCGGGTGCGTAGCGGCTGACCGAGCGCTGGGCCTGCGCCGGATCCACGACGACCTGCTCGAGATGGTTGCCGTCGCGGTCGAAGGTGTTGGACAGATACAGCGACTCGGCGCCGCCTTCGACGCCCGGCCGCGTCACGAACATGTGTTGCTCGCTGACGCCGAGCGAGGCGAAGAGCTGGCGTCGCTCCGCCTGGTCGCGGTATTCGGCCATTGTCTTGGGAGGTTCGTCGTGGGCGCGGGCGGTGGCGGTGCCCAGGGACAGTGCCAGGGTGGTCGCCAGGAGCAGGGCCGGAAACGGTCGATTCATCCGCTGTTCCCTTTCCGTTCGCGCGGGCATCGTATCACCGGAAGAGTATCACCCGGGTTCGCCGGTTCCAGTCCCGATTCCGGCCTTTTCCCTGTCCCGCCTCTTCGCGGAGCTCCTGAGGTCGCGCTTCATTTCGCTCCAGCCGCACCTCAGCGCGTCGTCGGGATTGCTGTGGAACATGAGCAGGTCGGGAAACGCATTGGCGTCGGTCGCCGGCTTGGGCAGCAGGCCGGCTTTGCGGATCATGCCGTCACCGTGCTTCATCTGGTCGGCGGCGAACGGTGACGAATGGCCT is a genomic window of bacterium containing:
- a CDS encoding AAA family ATPase encodes the protein MNTTRTLTQKQLPEFLLGVAPMRPVFIWGAPGIGKSSLVEQFARNLGLECVSLLGSQLAPEDIIGVPQIEGGKSTFCPPRTIAREAPYCLFLDELNACSHEVQKSFYSLIHEKRVGEYTMPAGSIVIGAGNRTQDSAIVKQMSSALINRMVHVHLEVSHRDWLEWAGANAIHGDIIAYIGLRPDHLWSQPPKHEEPFSTPRAWHMLSDAISGFREISPAHMEALAFGCLSPPHAAQFVAYLKQTRSRFQLGRILKGEMPWPAAPEDRDVLYFLSQSFRAHLIKELPSAKQDQNEAQVQLGHTAKRLIRDLAVISLEMAQMVVATGDDGKSLQDWFMVEIVRDIPRIIDKKP
- a CDS encoding alpha/beta fold hydrolase, which codes for MGSHTFRSHRGPARAALLAAAWFAVAGLAPAEAAEVAPAQVDPAHATTAESFATAVVARDGAAARALGDAKLAAAMTDATISQIMAAVTAQIGAITGTDAAWLETTESGYTHHRVALRGEKGNLDFQVVIDGDGHVAGLWLKPHQAAPGAAPAAAEGPQPRQVEVSVGPADSALPGTLTLPDGDGPFPVVVLVHGSGPSDRDGNVSGNRPYRDIANGLATKGVATLRYDKRSFANPGSLMAHGAAMTVQHESIDDAVAAVALLRTRPEIDPARVYVLGHSLGGMVAPRIAGQAKADGMIILAGATRPLPEMVLEQVRYIAAVDDTLTMDEVIENERMAESVKRYREAPAGTGSFMGLPAGYLADLEAHDAPAEAAALDIPVLVLQGARDYQVTMEDFRRWQAALRPGPRTCYKVYGDLDHLMRAGAGKSKPADYATPRPVAPMVIEDIARFVQQGCASPRR